One genomic region from Jilunia laotingensis encodes:
- the fabD gene encoding ACP S-malonyltransferase codes for MKAFIFPGQGCQKRGMGRELYENFPDAREFFERANTYFNRRITDVMFDGDEVELMETINTQPAVFLYEVVLALTQKEMRPDIVAGHSLGEFAALVVNNCITFEDGLNLVLNRALIAQKVCEEIKTGMGAVIGLSDEYVAKRVKEISEESGEVIYFANYNGPGQVVITGTKKGIRLACKAFMKEGAKKAVPLPIGGSFHSPFMKNAGIELGRIIEKTTFKRPTIPIYQCVDGLPHTNPEQIKKNLIEHITHPVLWTTIVNNMIKDGADSFYEVGTDDTLQKIVKRMCPDKEVYSLWDIPTYVKYKVLEV; via the coding sequence ATGAAAGCATTTATTTTTCCAGGGCAAGGATGTCAAAAGCGGGGTATGGGACGTGAATTGTATGAGAACTTTCCTGACGCAAGGGAGTTTTTTGAACGTGCTAATACTTATTTTAATAGACGTATAACTGACGTCATGTTTGACGGTGATGAGGTAGAACTCATGGAAACTATAAATACTCAGCCTGCAGTATTCCTTTATGAGGTTGTATTAGCTCTGACCCAGAAGGAAATGCGACCTGATATTGTAGCAGGTCACTCACTGGGTGAGTTTGCTGCCTTGGTTGTCAACAATTGTATAACCTTTGAAGACGGGCTAAATTTGGTTCTGAACCGTGCACTCATTGCGCAGAAGGTTTGTGAAGAAATAAAGACAGGCATGGGAGCTGTTATCGGCTTATCGGATGAATATGTGGCTAAAAGAGTAAAAGAAATATCAGAAGAAAGTGGTGAGGTTATTTATTTTGCTAATTATAATGGTCCTGGACAGGTCGTAATAACAGGGACGAAGAAAGGAATTCGATTAGCTTGTAAAGCTTTTATGAAAGAAGGAGCGAAAAAGGCAGTTCCTTTGCCCATTGGAGGTTCATTTCACTCACCCTTTATGAAAAATGCAGGTATAGAATTAGGACGAATTATAGAAAAAACAACTTTCAAGAGACCCACTATTCCCATATATCAGTGTGTGGATGGCCTGCCTCATACAAATCCGGAACAAATAAAAAAAAATTTGATAGAGCATATTACACATCCTGTGTTATGGACTACTATTGTAAATAATATGATTAAAGATGGAGCCGATTCTTTTTATGAGGTAGGGACAGATGATACATTACAAAAAATAGTAAAAAGGATGTGTCCAGATAAAGAAGTTTACTCTTTATGGGATATTCCTACCTATGTTAAATATAAAGTTTTAGAAGTATGA
- a CDS encoding sugar transferase, which yields MYKYFLKRVIDLIIVFCVLSIIWPILLIIAIWLHFVNKGAGVFFTQARPGKNARIFKVIKFKSMTDERDADGNLLPDKERLTKVGRFVRSTSIDELPQLINVLKGDMALVGPRPLLPQYLSLYSKEQARRHEVRPGITGWAQVNGRNAISWTKKFELDVWYVDHCSFRLDVKIIFLTIKKVFIREGISKEGMATTVRFNGTN from the coding sequence ATGTACAAGTATTTCTTAAAAAGAGTGATTGACCTTATCATTGTGTTTTGCGTGTTGTCTATCATCTGGCCAATATTGTTAATCATTGCCATTTGGCTGCATTTTGTCAATAAAGGTGCAGGGGTCTTTTTCACTCAGGCAAGGCCGGGTAAAAATGCTAGGATATTCAAAGTTATTAAGTTCAAATCTATGACAGATGAACGAGATGCTGATGGAAATCTGTTGCCAGATAAAGAGCGATTAACAAAGGTGGGTCGGTTTGTTCGTTCTACTTCTATTGATGAACTTCCGCAATTAATAAATGTCTTGAAAGGGGATATGGCTTTGGTTGGCCCCAGACCTTTATTACCTCAATATCTCTCCCTTTATTCTAAAGAACAAGCCCGTCGACATGAAGTTCGACCTGGGATAACCGGATGGGCACAGGTAAATGGGCGCAATGCTATTTCGTGGACTAAAAAATTTGAGTTGGACGTCTGGTATGTGGATCATTGCTCTTTTCGGTTAGATGTAAAAATAATCTTTCTGACAATAAAGAAAGTTTTTATAAGGGAAGGAATCAGTAAAGAAGGTATGGCCACGACTGTGAGATTTAATGGTACAAATTAG